A single window of Chlamydia ibidis 10-1398/6 DNA harbors:
- a CDS encoding enoyl-[acyl-carrier-protein] reductase gives MLKIDLTGKIAFVAGIGDDQGYGWGIAKMLAEAGATIIVGTWVPIYKIFSQSWGLGKFDESRKLSNGELLQIAKIYPMDASFDKPEDIPQDILENKRYKGVSQYTISEVANAVAKDFGKIDILVHSLANSPEISKPLLDTSRKGYLSALSASSYSFVSLLAHFGPIMNPGGSTISLTYLASLRAVPGYGGGMSAAKAALESDTKMLSWEAGRRWGIRVNTISAGPLASRAGKAIGFIERMVEYYLDWSPIQKPMNAEQVGAAAAFLVSPLAEAITGETLYVDHGANVMGVGPEVLPKNL, from the coding sequence ATGCTAAAAATCGATCTAACAGGAAAAATAGCTTTTGTAGCAGGTATTGGTGATGACCAAGGTTATGGATGGGGCATTGCGAAAATGCTAGCAGAAGCTGGTGCTACCATTATTGTTGGAACTTGGGTACCTATATACAAGATTTTCTCTCAATCTTGGGGACTAGGAAAATTTGATGAATCTAGAAAACTATCCAACGGCGAGTTATTACAAATCGCTAAAATTTATCCTATGGACGCGAGTTTCGATAAACCCGAAGATATCCCTCAGGATATTTTAGAAAATAAACGCTATAAAGGGGTCTCTCAATATACCATTTCTGAAGTGGCAAATGCTGTAGCTAAAGATTTTGGAAAAATAGATATTCTTGTCCACTCATTAGCAAATAGTCCTGAAATTTCTAAACCCCTATTGGATACTTCGCGTAAAGGATATCTATCTGCTTTAAGTGCATCTAGCTACTCTTTCGTGAGCTTGCTCGCTCATTTCGGCCCCATTATGAATCCAGGCGGCAGCACTATCTCTCTTACTTACTTAGCATCGCTACGTGCTGTCCCAGGCTATGGTGGAGGAATGAGTGCAGCGAAAGCTGCTCTAGAAAGTGATACCAAAATGTTATCATGGGAAGCTGGTCGCCGATGGGGAATTAGAGTAAATACAATTTCTGCTGGTCCATTAGCTAGCAGAGCTGGGAAAGCCATTGGATTTATCGAAAGAATGGTAGAATACTATCTCGATTGGTCGCCGATTCAAAAACCTATGAACGCCGAACAAGTAGGAGCAGCAGCAGCATTCTTAGTTTCTCCTTTAGCTGAGGCAATTACAGGAGAAACTCTTTATGTAGACCATGGAGCCAACGTTATGGGTGTTGGCCCTGAAGTATTGCCTAAGAATCTGTAA